The following proteins come from a genomic window of Pyxidicoccus sp. MSG2:
- a CDS encoding alpha/beta hydrolase, translating into MNLPRTFPKPRSFLLLCLFTLVACQGPSQAVRTPAASTTAFSSLAGRDVAHEESTFEGTGGLHLFAQSWRPTGGEPRAVLIVTHGIKDHGSRYAELAEHLVGQGFAVYAYDLRGHGHSEGVRFAVDSFEDYVTDLERFVAQVRQREPGRPVFLFGHSMGGAISTLFTMEKKPAVQGLVLSAPALKAGKSVSKARIAATKVLGGVFPNLDVLKVDPTQFSRDAAVVRENETDPLIFQEPGPARTASQFISALGTISERMEDVTVPLLVLHGTGDTLTDPDGSRDLVKRARATDKTLKLYDGLFHDLVHEPEKAQVIGDVGAWLTAHVGAEP; encoded by the coding sequence ATGAACCTTCCACGCACCTTCCCGAAGCCGCGGTCCTTCCTCCTCCTGTGCCTGTTCACCCTGGTCGCGTGCCAGGGGCCGAGCCAGGCCGTGCGGACTCCGGCCGCGAGCACCACCGCCTTCTCCTCCCTCGCCGGCCGGGACGTCGCCCACGAGGAGTCCACCTTCGAGGGCACTGGCGGCCTACACCTCTTCGCCCAGTCCTGGCGGCCCACGGGCGGGGAGCCCCGCGCCGTCCTCATCGTCACGCACGGCATCAAGGACCACGGCAGCCGCTACGCGGAGCTGGCGGAGCACCTCGTGGGCCAGGGCTTCGCGGTGTACGCGTACGACCTGCGCGGGCATGGGCACTCGGAGGGCGTGCGCTTCGCCGTGGACTCCTTCGAGGACTACGTGACGGACCTGGAGCGCTTCGTGGCCCAGGTGCGCCAGCGCGAGCCGGGCCGGCCGGTGTTCCTCTTCGGCCACAGCATGGGCGGTGCCATCTCCACGCTCTTCACGATGGAGAAGAAGCCCGCCGTCCAGGGCCTCGTGCTGAGCGCGCCCGCGCTGAAGGCGGGCAAGAGCGTGTCGAAGGCGCGCATCGCCGCCACGAAGGTGCTCGGCGGCGTGTTTCCCAACCTGGACGTGCTGAAGGTGGACCCGACGCAGTTCTCGCGGGACGCGGCCGTGGTGCGGGAGAACGAGACGGACCCACTCATCTTCCAGGAGCCCGGCCCGGCGCGCACCGCGTCCCAGTTCATCTCCGCGCTCGGCACGATTTCGGAGCGGATGGAGGATGTGACGGTACCCCTCCTCGTCCTGCACGGCACGGGGGATACGCTGACGGACCCCGACGGCAGCCGTGACCTGGTGAAGCGCGCCCGCGCCACGGACAAGACGCTCAAGCTGTACGACGGCCTCTTCCATGACCTGGTGCACGAGCCAGAGAAGGCGCAGGTCATCGGGGACGTAGGCGCGTGGCTCACGGCGCATGTGGGCGCGGAGCCCTGA
- a CDS encoding HD domain-containing phosphohydrolase, with the protein MPSPAQTLRLAEVLGALSLATDLANGNPLETALRTCLLAVELARGAGGSEQEVADAYDAAMLRYVGCTAFAPEEAAAMGDDIASKQLYAPVDFGRKTELLAPTLLRLGRGTGPLKRARVVAGALVTARRTYDTMARSTCEVAVRLAARLGMGAGVTEALGQLYERWDGKGAPGDSEGESLSFVARVLHVACAAEVHHRLGGAEAARDMVRRRGGSHFDPRVARAFEKHAPELLGRLEAPSVWDAVLAAEPGKRPAEDAARLEDVARAFADFVDLKSPYTLGHSSGVAALAEASGRAAGLDEATCTSLRRAGLLHDLGRVSVPTNLWDKPGPLNAAEWERVRLHPYYTERVLARSPLLAPLGALAGAHHERLDGSGYHRNAPAALLTLPARILAAADCYHALTEARPHRPAHTPDDAARELEAEVSARRLDAEASRAVLEAAGHRARRKRGAWPAGLSDREVEVLRLVARGCSNKEVAQQLSISARTVQHHTVHIYDKLCVSTRAAAALFAMENDLLKT; encoded by the coding sequence CTGCCTGCTCGCGGTGGAGCTGGCGCGAGGGGCGGGTGGCTCCGAGCAGGAAGTGGCGGACGCGTATGACGCCGCAATGCTGCGCTACGTGGGCTGCACGGCCTTCGCGCCCGAGGAAGCCGCGGCGATGGGCGATGACATCGCCTCGAAGCAGCTCTATGCGCCCGTGGACTTCGGCCGGAAGACGGAGCTGCTCGCCCCCACCCTCCTGCGGCTGGGCAGGGGCACGGGACCCCTGAAGCGGGCCCGCGTGGTGGCTGGAGCCCTGGTCACCGCGAGGCGCACGTACGACACGATGGCGCGCAGCACCTGCGAGGTCGCCGTGCGTCTCGCCGCGCGTCTGGGCATGGGCGCCGGAGTGACGGAGGCGCTCGGTCAACTCTACGAGCGCTGGGACGGCAAGGGAGCCCCGGGCGACAGCGAAGGCGAGTCGCTGTCCTTCGTCGCCCGCGTCCTGCACGTGGCCTGTGCGGCGGAGGTGCACCACCGGCTCGGCGGCGCGGAGGCGGCCCGCGACATGGTGCGGCGGCGCGGCGGCAGCCACTTCGACCCTCGCGTGGCGCGGGCCTTCGAGAAGCATGCCCCGGAGCTGCTGGGCCGCCTGGAAGCGCCATCGGTCTGGGACGCCGTGCTCGCGGCCGAGCCCGGGAAGCGCCCGGCGGAAGACGCCGCGAGGCTGGAGGACGTGGCGCGAGCCTTCGCTGACTTCGTGGACCTGAAGTCCCCATACACGCTGGGGCACTCCTCGGGAGTGGCGGCACTGGCGGAGGCGTCCGGCCGCGCCGCGGGGCTGGACGAGGCCACGTGCACGTCACTGCGCCGCGCGGGCCTGCTCCACGACCTGGGCCGGGTGAGCGTCCCCACCAACCTCTGGGACAAGCCGGGCCCGCTGAACGCGGCCGAGTGGGAGCGCGTCCGCCTCCACCCGTACTACACGGAGCGCGTGCTGGCCCGCTCTCCCCTGCTGGCGCCCCTGGGCGCGCTGGCGGGAGCGCACCATGAGCGACTGGATGGCTCGGGCTATCACCGCAACGCACCGGCCGCGCTCCTCACGCTGCCCGCGCGAATCCTCGCGGCGGCGGACTGCTACCACGCGCTGACGGAGGCCCGGCCCCACCGCCCGGCGCACACGCCGGACGACGCCGCGCGCGAGCTGGAGGCAGAGGTCTCCGCGCGGCGGCTGGACGCGGAGGCCTCGCGCGCGGTGCTCGAAGCGGCGGGACACCGGGCCCGCAGGAAGCGCGGCGCGTGGCCCGCCGGGCTGAGCGACCGCGAGGTGGAGGTGCTGCGGCTGGTGGCGCGGGGATGCTCGAACAAGGAGGTGGCGCAGCAGCTCTCCATCTCCGCGCGCACCGTGCAGCACCACACCGTGCACATCTACGACAAGCTCTGCGTGTCCACGCGGGCCGCCGCGGCGTTGTTCGCCATGGAGAACGACCTGCTGAAGACATAG